One region of Poecile atricapillus isolate bPoeAtr1 chromosome 8, bPoeAtr1.hap1, whole genome shotgun sequence genomic DNA includes:
- the UTS2B gene encoding urotensin-2B: MLLGAGSVEKMWSAQLCLAVLTILTMALCVPSTHGDPFLLQGKLEYRLHDTENRVLPEREDTNHEDTLLTLLLNKKFAWRRPENIDWELARKFEELEELEKLKDQLSAEDGSEVAYALESLSASQPKKRACFWKYCI, translated from the exons ATGCTTTTGGGCGCTGGGAGCGTGGAGAAGATGTGGtctgcccagctgtgcctggcagTGCTAACCATCCTGACCATGGCTCTGTGTGTCCCATCTACGCATGGAGACCCTTTTTTACTCCAAGGTAAGCTGGAATACAGGCTACATGACACAG AGAACCGAGTGCTGCCAGAGAGAGAAGACACAAATCACGAGGACACATTGCTGACTCTGCTTCTTAATAAGAAATTCGCATGGCGGAGGCCAGAAAATATTG ACTGGGAGCTGGCAAGGAAATTTGAAGAGCTTGAAGAG CTGGAGAAGTTGAAGGATCAGCTCTCAGCTGAGGATGGGTCAGAGGTGGCCTATGCCTTGGAAAGTCTCTCAGCATCCCAGCCCAAAAAACGCG CCTGCTTTTGGAAATACTGCATCTGA